The genomic interval TCCAAAAAGGATTGAAGAAAACGCCTTTCATGATCAGGTGCCCGAAAATCAGCCCCATGCCGACCACGAAGCAACCGATTTCTTGTAGCACGACGATCCGCATCAGCTTGGGCGATCCGTCGGTGCGTTCATAAAAGGGATCCACGACCATGGTTGACGCATGCCGGTGCACGTATTGGCGGGCACCCGGGATCAACCAGCAGATGGGGCTGAGAACGACGAATCGAAAGATGCCGAGAAAGGGAATCACCAAGGCTTGCAGGATAAAACCGACGATGAGCCAAGGGCTGCGATGGCTCAGTTCCAAGTACTCGCCATCGTGATCGGTCCCGTAATGTTTTCGCCGATGATGGTCGACGTGTGGGTAGTAGAGAAATGACGGGATAAAGAACGGGATGCCGCAAAGCAGGTTCCATGCGATGCGGAAACCTTTGAAACCGTCTCGTGGTAAATGAACCAGCTCGTGAATGAACATCACTGCACGCATGCAAGCGATGACCGCCAAGATGTAGGCAACCGGCAACGCGATCCACACCCAGGACTCGCCCCAGCGTTCGTCGACCATTGCTCTCATTGCGAACAGCATGGCGTGGGCGACGACGATCGTGACCAGAAAGTCGGTCCAGTAAATGAGCGGGTTCGGCTTGCTCAGGTCGCCGATCAACGTTCGGGCTTGGGCAAACGAAAATTCAGTGCGCGCGGAGACCTTGGGCGGATGCGGCTGATCGCTGGTTTCGTCGTTCTGCGGTAAATCCGGTGTGGGTGCCTGTGACATGGTTGCAATAACGATGTGGTAAACCGGGAGCTGGTGAACTGAGACCGCTCATTGCCGAGATCGGATGGCTCGAACTCAGATGACCCGACATCAGTTCGTTCGTCATCTGCTGGATTTATCGGCTATCCAATGCAATCGGATGATCATTCATCTCGATCTTGGTCACTTGGTGGTTCATCCACAACCCGAAAAACGAAAATGAACAAGTCTCCTGGATTGTCATACCTTACCAGGGCAGCCCGTAGTGACAAACAAAACTCGGAGTTGTCATAATGTCGCATTCTGGTCGATCTCCGCCCGCTTTTTTCCCATCACCTCCTCTCACGGACCCCCGCCATCGACTCATTGCCCATCCACATCGTGGTGATAGGAGCTGGGGCCGCCGGAATGGTCGCCGCTGCGCAGGCCGCCAAAAACGGAGCGAAGGTGACCTTGCTGGAGAAAAACTCCAAGACCGGGGTCAAGATCCTGATGTCCGGCGGGACACGCTGCAATTTGACCCACCAAACCGACGCCAAAGGGATCGCCGCCGGATTTGGGGCAAATGGGCGTTTCTTGCAGCGCAGCGTGGGAGCATTTGGGCCTCGCGATGTCGTGCAGATGTTCAACGATCTGGGCGTCGCGACCAAGGTGGAGTCCACCGGCAAGATCTTTCCCTCCAGCGACCGGGCGTTGGACGTCCGAAACGCACTGCAGCATGACGTGCTGCGATCGGGAGTGGAGCTACGACTCAACTCGGGGGTCGAGCGAGTACAGCGGGACGGCGACGGTTGGTCGGTGATGACGGGCAGTGAAACCGTGTTCGCCGATCGACTGATCGTGACTGCGGGCGGCCGCAGTTGGCCGAAATGCGGCACCAGCGGCGACGCCTATCAGTGGCTCTCGGATCTGGGACACACCATCGTCCCCACCCGCCCGGCCCTGGTGCCGTTGGTCGGTGGCCTGGCGTGGACCCATGACTTGTCAGGACTGACGCTGGAGGACTGTGAAGCCTTTGTTTATCGCTTGGACAAGCCGGGCGGATCGGCAGTCGGCAAACCGCTTGCCCGTCGTCGCAGCTCTTGGCTGTTCACCCACTTTGGTTTTTCCGGGCCTGTTCCGATGGATGTCAGTGGAACGCTCACCGCTGCTGACTCGTTGGCAGATGTCGGACTGCGCGTGGACTTGTTGCCCGATGTGACGGCAGACGAATTGACGCGGCAATTGAGCGATCGCTCGGGTGGCCGCGGTCGACGCACGGCCTCGTCGATTCTGAGGGAGTGGTTGCCGCAACGATTGGCCGACGCGATCGCCACCCAGGTCGGTTACGACGGCATGCTGTCCGAGCTACCCAAACGCCACATGCAGCAGCTCGTCACCCACATCAAACAACTGCCGTTGCCCGTCAACGGAACACGCGGGTTTGCGAAAGCGGAGGTTACCGCGGGAGGTGTCTCGCTGGGCGAAGTCGATCCCAAGACCATGGCCAGTCGAATCGTTCCGGGACTCTATATCGCCGGCGAAGTCCTGGATCTGGATGGCTGGATCGGCGGATACAATTTCCAAGCCGCTTTCAGCACCGGACGCGCCGCAGGCATTGCGGCAAGCCTGCGGGATGCCAGTTGACACAGCGTTCGCGCGCCACAAACCTTTCGATTCATTCCCCGCTTGTCGACACCGTTGAGACCGATGCGAAAACAACAGCGAGCCGACATCGTTCGAGATCGACTCGGCGAGCTTTATCCCGATCCTCCAATTCCGCTCGACCACGTCGACGATTTCACGTTGCTGGTCGCGGTCCTGCTGAGCGCTCAATGTACTGACAAAAAGGTCAACGAAGTCACACCGGAATTGTTTCGTGTCGCGGGTGACCCGAAACGAATGTACGAACTGGGTGAAGCACAGATCCTGGAGATCATTCGACCGCTGGGGTTGTCCAAGCAAAAGGCAAAGAACTTGGAGGGGTTGTCCAAACGGTTGCTCGATGACTTTGGTGGCCAAGTCCCCCGATCGTTTGAAGAGCTGGAGTCATTGCCCGGTGTCGGCCACAAGACAGCCAGCGTCGTGATGGCCCAAGCCTTTGGAGTGCCCGCGTTTCCCGTCGACACACACATTCATCGATTGGCACAGCGTTGGGGACTGACCAGCGGCAAAAGCGTGACGCAGACCGAAGCCGATTTGAAACGATTGTTTCCCGAGTCGAGCTGGAACGACTTGCATCTGCAGATCATCTACTACGGACGCGAACACTGTACCGCACGAGGATGTGACGGCACGAAATGTGGCATCTGTCGCGAGCTGTACCCCAATCGTCGCAAGCCGCCGACCACTAAGAAAGCGTGAGCGGCGTCTGTTGTTGTGGGGCAAGCGAACGCCTCACCCCGTTTTGACCCGTAGCCGACAGGCGCAGGCGGAAGCGGCTCAGACTCCGCGGTGCAAGCCGTCTGGTAGCGGCTCCTACGCCTTCGGCTACTGCTGACTTTGTCGTGTTGCGTTATCTCTGTGAGCCGATGGCGCTAGCCGCGGGCCTCGAAGGGTTTGGTCAACACCATGAGGCCCGCGGCTAGCGCCTTGCGGCTCACAAAGTTCGCAGTCTCCGATAGGCGAAGCCGGCGTTGGACTCGGCTGCGGCTCAGACGTTCTTCCAGGCTCGTTCGTCGGCGCTGGCCAGGACCGCGTCGCAGACGCGTTGGGTTTCCAATGCGCTTCGGAAACTCGGTTCAATCGGATCGCCGGTCTCCAGCGACTTCAGGAAGTCCGCGACTTGGTGGATGAAGGTGTGTTCGTAGCCGATGTTCAGACCGGGAACCCACCAGTTGCCCATGTAGGGCATGTCGCCATCACTGATGTGAACGCTTCTCCAACCACGGACGATCGAGTCGTCGCTGTAGTCGAAATATTCCAAGCGGTGCAGATCGTGCAGGTCCCAGCGGATGGATGCGTTTTCGCCGTTGATCTCAAATGTGTACAACGCCTTATGTCCACGTGCGTAACGAGTGGACTCGAACAGACCCAACGAGCCGTTGTCGAAGTGGCAGTGGAACAAACAGGCGTCATCGATCTTGACGGGTTTCTTCTCGCCGGTCTCTGCGTGCGTGCGTTCTTTGACGAACGTCTCAGTCATCGCTGAGACATCGGAGATGCTGCCGTTGAGCCAAATGGCGGTGTCGATGCAGTGCGCCAGCAAGTCGCCGGTGACGCCGCTACCGGCTGCCTCAGCATCCAGACGCCACGTCGCCGCACCGCCTTGGGGAACGTCGGCGTTGATCGTCCAGTCTTGCAAGAAGTTCGCGCGGTAGTGAAAGATCCGCCCCAAGCGTCCTTCGTCGATCAACTGCTTGGCCAACGTGACCGCAGGGACTCGGCGATAGTTGTACCAGACCATGTTGGCCACGCCGGCCTTTTCGACCGCTTGGCACATTTCCTCGCCGTCGGCAGTGTTCATCGCCAGCGGTTTTTCGCACAGCACCATCTTGCCTGCTTCGGCAGCCGCGATGGAGATTTCCTTATGCAGGTTGTTTGGTGTGCAGACGTCGATGGCATCGATATCGTCTCGTTTGATCAACTCGCGCCAGTCGGTTTCAACGCTTTCGTAACCCCATTGGTCGGCAAACGATTGAGCCTTGTCCTTGTTTCGCGCGCAAACGGCTTTCAGGACGGGCTTGTACTCCAGGTCAAAGAAATGGTTGGCTTGGCAGTAACCATTGCTGTGGGTACGGCCCATGAATCCGTAGCCGACCATGCCGATGTTGAGAGGTTTCACGAGTGCTTCTGGGGTTGGAGGGAAAGGTATTTGGAAGGTGCGATTGGCCCGGCCGCTGACGCGTCGCTGCTGACAAGTTGAATCGACGGACTAAACGTTTGGATCAAATCGAGTTGTCGCGGACTTTGATCATGGTGTCCAGGATCGTGTTCCACGTGCTTGGGTCCTCGAGTGTTTCGTTGGCAAACATACAGCCGTCCCAGCAGATGTGTTTGATTCCGCGTTCTTGGTAATCCTTGAGCCAATAACTGGCGCAACGAACGATGTCGAGTTTGCCGTTGGGGTCATCCGCTTGGCAGTGCTTGCCCGTCTTGTCGTGATCACCTGCGCCTTTGACATCGCCGTCGTTTTGGGCGACGTGAAAGTCGATCGTCCAGGGACGCAGTTTGTCGGTCATGACTTCGTAGGCCGCATAGAACTCTTCTTCCGTGTAGCCTTCTTTCAACAAGGCGTGTTCGGGAGCGTTGTAGCCCATCAGGTAGAGGTAGGTGTGGGCAAGGTCGGCTTGAAAACCGAGCGACTGTGGCATGCCGACTTCCTCAAGCAAATCCAGCATGTCTTTCCAACTGTGCATCCCGGCCCAGCAGATTTCACCTTCGGCAGCCAAACGTTCGCCGTGATCGGCAGCGATCTTGGCTGCTTCGCGAAACGTGTTGGCGATCTTGGTCGTGTTGCCCTTGGCATCCTCACGCCATTTGTCCAAGCCGAACTCGGCGCTGTCGATGCGGATGCATCCGTATTCGCGGACGCCGTGATCGTTAAAGATTCCTGCGATACGGCAGGCCATCTTGACGGCCGAGAGGAATTTATCGACTTGTTCTTTGTCGCCCATGGCGGAGTCACCGATGGTGCCTGGCCAAACTGGTGCCACCAACGAGCCGACTTTGAATCCTTTTGATTGGATCATGTCGGCGATCTTGCGAAGATCCTCATCGCTGGCTTCCGGGTCGGTGTGCGGCAGGAACAGGAAGTAGTCGATGCCGTCGAACTTCTGCCCGTTGACTTCCGCCGCAGCAGTCAAATCCAGCATCTGTTCCAGCCCGATCGGTGGCTCCTGGTCCGGTCCGTCGCCTTTACCAACCAGGCCGGGCCACATTGCGTTATGAATTTTCATGGGGAGAGTTTCGTCGTTGGGGTGAGGATGATGGGAGGAGATGAACCGGAGCGTCGCCGACACGACGACAGATCGGGCGTTGTCGCCCGATCGTCAATGGGTTACCCGATGGGCGTTTCAGCCAAGATCAGCTGCCGGCGGTCGGCAGGTCACTGTGAACGTTGGGGCCAAAGTATCGCAAGCCGACCAAGGGCTCCGTGCCCAGGTTTTCGATCTCGACACCGCCGGTCGCCGCTACGTGTGAAATGAACACTTCGTCGGTCGTGTTTTCGCCGAAGCGAATCATGGCCGGCGTTTGCAAATCCAGTTTGCCCATTCGCCCGCGTCCTTGGACCGTGATCCAACTACTGGCACCGGGATCTTTCAGCGTGCACTTGGCACCTGGATCGATGGTCAACTCTTTGGCACTGAATAACTGTTCGCCATCGACAGTTCCATAGACGATCCAGCGATCGGTGTATCCGTCGCCGCTGCGGTTTTCGTCGACGACGGGCTCCAGATAGTTGCTTTGTTTGAAGTGCGTATCGACGTTCTTGTCCCAGTCCAATTGTCCGACGATGAAATCGAGATCCTGGTGTTTGTCTTCCGGCATGTCTTTGACCAGCAGTGACCAAGGCACGTAGCGGCCTTCAACGATCGACTGGTACATGCCGAACACGTCGCTGCCCCACTGGGGCTCGTAAGTGCACAGCGATCCGGGGGCGTGCAGCACGCCGGGCGGAATCAGCCAGCCGGTCCCACGTTTGAGGCGGTAAGCACGGCTGAGATCCAGCATGCCGTTGTCACCTTTGTTCCAATCTTCTAGACAGCGTCGGACGTCTTCTTTGGTCGTTCCCGGCTCCAACCCCATGAACGTGTAGGCAAAGTTGTTGTCGACGTTGTTCAGTTGCGGAGGAAAGTAGTAGCTTTCCGGCTTGCCTTCTTGGCCCACCAACGCGGCGTCTTCAAAGGACTGGTGCATGTGGTGTGGGATCGGTCCCATGTTGTCAAAGAATTTGCTGTACACAGGCCATCGATCGTACTTGCTGAAGATCGCTTCGCCGACCAAGTCCTTTCCGCGTTCGGCGACGGCATCGCGGAGCAAGAATTTCTGGCCTTCGAACAGGCAGAACGAGAGCCCCTCGTGCCACACACGGCCTTCGTTGGCTGCTTCGGTCGTGCTGCCGAACCAGCGTTCGTCGATGCCACCTCGGTCGGCACCAAAACGATAGTAGTCGTTGGGGTGCAACTTGATGCGTCGTCCCGGGTGCAGGAAGGAGCGTGGCACCCAGGTGGGAGTCAGCCGCAGCAAACCGTCGCCCGCGTTCATTGCCGATTCCAAGATTCCGGCGACACTATCGCCTTGCACCAATCCGTCGTCCAAGTTCACGTCAGTCATGGTTTGCAAATATTCTGCATCAAATGGGTATTTGTGGGTGGGGAAAGTCCCCGCATGTTTTATTCGCTGGCAACCTGAGGTAC from Stieleria varia carries:
- a CDS encoding fatty acid desaturase family protein; its protein translation is MSQAPTPDLPQNDETSDQPHPPKVSARTEFSFAQARTLIGDLSKPNPLIYWTDFLVTIVVAHAMLFAMRAMVDERWGESWVWIALPVAYILAVIACMRAVMFIHELVHLPRDGFKGFRIAWNLLCGIPFFIPSFLYYPHVDHHRRKHYGTDHDGEYLELSHRSPWLIVGFILQALVIPFLGIFRFVVLSPICWLIPGARQYVHRHASTMVVDPFYERTDGSPKLMRIVVLQEIGCFVVGMGLIFGHLIMKGVFFNPFWIVAYALGVGILTLNEIRTLGAHRWMNQGGEMSFEEQLLDSVNYPNHAWITELWGPIGTRYHALHHLFPRLPYHSMPEAHRRLAAGLPPESPYHKTTASSLTGEIINLFRRATTRENRKGESHPDSTPVAT
- a CDS encoding NAD(P)/FAD-dependent oxidoreductase, encoding MPIHIVVIGAGAAGMVAAAQAAKNGAKVTLLEKNSKTGVKILMSGGTRCNLTHQTDAKGIAAGFGANGRFLQRSVGAFGPRDVVQMFNDLGVATKVESTGKIFPSSDRALDVRNALQHDVLRSGVELRLNSGVERVQRDGDGWSVMTGSETVFADRLIVTAGGRSWPKCGTSGDAYQWLSDLGHTIVPTRPALVPLVGGLAWTHDLSGLTLEDCEAFVYRLDKPGGSAVGKPLARRRSSWLFTHFGFSGPVPMDVSGTLTAADSLADVGLRVDLLPDVTADELTRQLSDRSGGRGRRTASSILREWLPQRLADAIATQVGYDGMLSELPKRHMQQLVTHIKQLPLPVNGTRGFAKAEVTAGGVSLGEVDPKTMASRIVPGLYIAGEVLDLDGWIGGYNFQAAFSTGRAAGIAASLRDAS
- the nth gene encoding endonuclease III is translated as MRKQQRADIVRDRLGELYPDPPIPLDHVDDFTLLVAVLLSAQCTDKKVNEVTPELFRVAGDPKRMYELGEAQILEIIRPLGLSKQKAKNLEGLSKRLLDDFGGQVPRSFEELESLPGVGHKTASVVMAQAFGVPAFPVDTHIHRLAQRWGLTSGKSVTQTEADLKRLFPESSWNDLHLQIIYYGREHCTARGCDGTKCGICRELYPNRRKPPTTKKA
- a CDS encoding Gfo/Idh/MocA family protein, whose translation is MKPLNIGMVGYGFMGRTHSNGYCQANHFFDLEYKPVLKAVCARNKDKAQSFADQWGYESVETDWRELIKRDDIDAIDVCTPNNLHKEISIAAAEAGKMVLCEKPLAMNTADGEEMCQAVEKAGVANMVWYNYRRVPAVTLAKQLIDEGRLGRIFHYRANFLQDWTINADVPQGGAATWRLDAEAAGSGVTGDLLAHCIDTAIWLNGSISDVSAMTETFVKERTHAETGEKKPVKIDDACLFHCHFDNGSLGLFESTRYARGHKALYTFEINGENASIRWDLHDLHRLEYFDYSDDSIVRGWRSVHISDGDMPYMGNWWVPGLNIGYEHTFIHQVADFLKSLETGDPIEPSFRSALETQRVCDAVLASADERAWKNV
- a CDS encoding sugar phosphate isomerase/epimerase family protein, with amino-acid sequence MKIHNAMWPGLVGKGDGPDQEPPIGLEQMLDLTAAAEVNGQKFDGIDYFLFLPHTDPEASDEDLRKIADMIQSKGFKVGSLVAPVWPGTIGDSAMGDKEQVDKFLSAVKMACRIAGIFNDHGVREYGCIRIDSAEFGLDKWREDAKGNTTKIANTFREAAKIAADHGERLAAEGEICWAGMHSWKDMLDLLEEVGMPQSLGFQADLAHTYLYLMGYNAPEHALLKEGYTEEEFYAAYEVMTDKLRPWTIDFHVAQNDGDVKGAGDHDKTGKHCQADDPNGKLDIVRCASYWLKDYQERGIKHICWDGCMFANETLEDPSTWNTILDTMIKVRDNSI